The Centroberyx gerrardi isolate f3 chromosome 12, fCenGer3.hap1.cur.20231027, whole genome shotgun sequence genome has a window encoding:
- the LOC139913604 gene encoding glucocorticoid modulatory element-binding protein 1-like isoform X1 produces the protein MAGAEVTVSSADVMMVKQEEGESSGNHKTQVILHLQPILHGVNDDIADTGTTVLAIETHHDDNQAEGEEIEYGYPITCGDSRAVLLFKKFVCPGINVRCVKFNDQLISPKQFVHLAGKATLKDWKRAIRLGGVMLRKMMDSGQIDFYQHDTVCTNTCRSTKFDVLINSTRLPPGSSVQPPPSCLAGDPLGGQLAALPGELVHDAAEVEEPCEDKFSATAEWSPGPAPPANPTKANGHVTKRKRADMPGGILSLWKGVADIGLMGEVLSSIQTELLAALNGVEVRSEKANLQETDAMMLNSLCEMFGLLDSVKQALDLRRSQKEENKVHSALYVLDETLEEQRKQGCDKSTVSLKRQRPQRHSPSSSHTQSQHQAGQNMPSPLATCPVIQPLTATGSAPASLAQLTASQREQEVGETGRRERLHRPEEEDASGIHHELATRTVGAREEDPHLGGEEAEETERSRDVDKAAVGRKASKKHKTK, from the exons ATGGCGGGTGCTGAGGTCACTGTGTCTTCAGCGGATGTAATGATGGTGAAgcaagaggagggagagtcCAGCGGCAACCATAAGACTCAAGTCATCCTGCACCTGCAGCCCATCCTGCACGG GGTAAATGATGACATTGCTGACACTGGCACTACAGTCTTGGCCATAGAGACACACCATG ACGACAATCaagcagaaggagaggagatcgAGTACGGCTACCCCATCACCTGTGGAGACAGCAGAGCAGTCCTGCTGTTTAAGAAGTTTGTTTGCCCCGGAATCAACGTCAGATGTGTCAAG ttCAATGACCAGCTCATCAGTCCGAAGCAGTTTGTGCACCTGGCAGGGAAAGCCACACTGAAGGACTGGAAAAGGGCCATCCGACTGGGAGGCGTTATGCTCAG GAAAATGATGGACTCCGGCCAGATAGATTTCTACCAGCATGACACTGTGTGCACCAACACCTGCCGCAGCACTAAATTTGATGTGCTGATCAACAGCACACGGCTCCCTCCAGGGAGCTCAGTGCAGCCCCCCCCCTCATGTCTGGCTGGTGACCCTCTTGGAGGACAGCTGGCAGCCCTACCAG GAGAGCTTGTGCATGATGCAGCAGAGGTGGAGGAGCCTTGTGAGGATAAGTTCAGTGCAACAGCTGAGTGGAGTCCTGGACCGGCCCCGCCTGCAAACCCCACTAAAGCCAACGGGCACGTGACCAAGAGAAAGAGGGCCGACATGCCCG GTGGGATACTGAGCCTGTGGAAGGGCGTGGCAGACATTGGGCTGATGGGTGAGGTCCTGTCCAGCATCCAGACTGAATTATTGGCCGCTCTTAACGGAGTGGAGGTCCGCAGTGAGAAGGCCAACCTGCAGGAAACAG ATGCCATGATGCTTAATTCTCTGTGTGAGATGTTTGGGCTGCTCGACTCTGTGAAGCAAGCTCTGGACCTGAGGCGCAGTCAGAAGGAGGAGAACAAAGTCCACAGCGCGCTTTACG TGCTGGACGAGACCttggaggaacagaggaagcaGGGTTGTGATAAAAGTACCGTGTCGTTGAAACGCCAGCGACCGCAGCGTCACAGCCCCTCCAGCAGCCACACCCAGTCCCAGCATCAGGCTGGCCAGAACATGCCGTCGCCCCTCGCCACCTGCCCGGTCATCCAGCCCCTCACTGCGACAGGCTCAGCTCCGGCATCTCTCGCTCAGCTCACCGCCAGCCAGAGGGAGCAGGAGGTCGGCGAGACGGGACGCCGGGAGAGGCTCCACAGGCCGGAAGAAGAGGACGCCTCAGGGATCCACCACGAGCTCGCAACGAGGACTGTAGGGGCCCGAGAAGAAGACCCCCACctcggaggagaggaggcggaggagacgGAGAGGTCGCGTGACGTCGACAAGGCGGCTGTAGGGAGAAAGGCATCAAAGAAACATAAAAccaagtga
- the LOC139913604 gene encoding glucocorticoid modulatory element-binding protein 1-like isoform X2, which translates to MAGAEVTVSSADVMMVKQEEGESSGNHKTQVILHLQPILHGVNDDIADTGTTVLAIETHHDDNQAEGEEIEYGYPITCGDSRAVLLFKKFVCPGINVRCVKFNDQLISPKQFVHLAGKATLKDWKRAIRLGGVMLRKMMDSGQIDFYQHDTVCTNTCRSTKFDVLINSTRLPPGSSVQPPPSCLAGDPLGGQLAALPGELVHDAAEVEEPCEDKFSATAEWSPGPAPPANPTKANGHVTKRKRADMPDAMMLNSLCEMFGLLDSVKQALDLRRSQKEENKVHSALYVLDETLEEQRKQGCDKSTVSLKRQRPQRHSPSSSHTQSQHQAGQNMPSPLATCPVIQPLTATGSAPASLAQLTASQREQEVGETGRRERLHRPEEEDASGIHHELATRTVGAREEDPHLGGEEAEETERSRDVDKAAVGRKASKKHKTK; encoded by the exons ATGGCGGGTGCTGAGGTCACTGTGTCTTCAGCGGATGTAATGATGGTGAAgcaagaggagggagagtcCAGCGGCAACCATAAGACTCAAGTCATCCTGCACCTGCAGCCCATCCTGCACGG GGTAAATGATGACATTGCTGACACTGGCACTACAGTCTTGGCCATAGAGACACACCATG ACGACAATCaagcagaaggagaggagatcgAGTACGGCTACCCCATCACCTGTGGAGACAGCAGAGCAGTCCTGCTGTTTAAGAAGTTTGTTTGCCCCGGAATCAACGTCAGATGTGTCAAG ttCAATGACCAGCTCATCAGTCCGAAGCAGTTTGTGCACCTGGCAGGGAAAGCCACACTGAAGGACTGGAAAAGGGCCATCCGACTGGGAGGCGTTATGCTCAG GAAAATGATGGACTCCGGCCAGATAGATTTCTACCAGCATGACACTGTGTGCACCAACACCTGCCGCAGCACTAAATTTGATGTGCTGATCAACAGCACACGGCTCCCTCCAGGGAGCTCAGTGCAGCCCCCCCCCTCATGTCTGGCTGGTGACCCTCTTGGAGGACAGCTGGCAGCCCTACCAG GAGAGCTTGTGCATGATGCAGCAGAGGTGGAGGAGCCTTGTGAGGATAAGTTCAGTGCAACAGCTGAGTGGAGTCCTGGACCGGCCCCGCCTGCAAACCCCACTAAAGCCAACGGGCACGTGACCAAGAGAAAGAGGGCCGACATGCCCG ATGCCATGATGCTTAATTCTCTGTGTGAGATGTTTGGGCTGCTCGACTCTGTGAAGCAAGCTCTGGACCTGAGGCGCAGTCAGAAGGAGGAGAACAAAGTCCACAGCGCGCTTTACG TGCTGGACGAGACCttggaggaacagaggaagcaGGGTTGTGATAAAAGTACCGTGTCGTTGAAACGCCAGCGACCGCAGCGTCACAGCCCCTCCAGCAGCCACACCCAGTCCCAGCATCAGGCTGGCCAGAACATGCCGTCGCCCCTCGCCACCTGCCCGGTCATCCAGCCCCTCACTGCGACAGGCTCAGCTCCGGCATCTCTCGCTCAGCTCACCGCCAGCCAGAGGGAGCAGGAGGTCGGCGAGACGGGACGCCGGGAGAGGCTCCACAGGCCGGAAGAAGAGGACGCCTCAGGGATCCACCACGAGCTCGCAACGAGGACTGTAGGGGCCCGAGAAGAAGACCCCCACctcggaggagaggaggcggaggagacgGAGAGGTCGCGTGACGTCGACAAGGCGGCTGTAGGGAGAAAGGCATCAAAGAAACATAAAAccaagtga